One Tubulanus polymorphus chromosome 5, tnTubPoly1.2, whole genome shotgun sequence DNA segment encodes these proteins:
- the LOC141905570 gene encoding uncharacterized protein LOC141905570, protein MDLKVCAIFVTIGIINSLHFAVANIAVVDNGLPGPIGPKGSPGPPGPTGPPGKPGPTGSIGGPGKDGEVGPKGPPGLKGDTGIRGPPGDKGNEGVRGNQGPQGGQGPVGVAGPQGERGNPGPPGEKGSDGAQGVQGLQGKQGDNGPQGPPGADGPKGDRGEQGIRGPAGSTGVKGDLYEDIDECQTNTHGCQHVCRNTFGSFYCECRDGYQLTDGKKCGNINECNTNNGGCQHKCVDSIGSFTCQCDSGFIISKDGKTCIDNNECLNSVTGRATCTSEEMCVNSYGGYVCLTKSDKTSKDTNAQPAASAQTGISADLLSDKTIIGFIVWLIILTILLLSLSLCLCIQRQRQRREEKYYYDNVLRRDVDSNWDKQYGLSLPRLQESRPGSSYRGEYY, encoded by the exons ATGGATCTTAAAGTTTGCGCCATTTTCGTCACGATTGGAATCATTAATTCATTGCATTTTG CAGTCGCAAATATTGCTGTCGTTGATAATGGGCTTCCAGGGCCAATAGGCCCTAAAGGATCACCTGGCCCACCTGGACCTACAGGGCCACCAGGAAAACCGGGCCCAACTGGATCAATTGGTGGCCCAGGGAAGGATGGCGAAGTTGGTCCCAAAGGACCTCCCGGTTTGAAAGGAGATACAGGAATTCGTGGACCACCCGGAGACAAAGGGAATGAAGGTGTACGTGGCAATCAAGGGCCACAAGGTGGGCAGGGCCCAGTCGGTGTGGCCGGACCACAGGGTGAACGGGGAAACCCCGGTCCGCCGGGTGAAAAAGGAAGCGATGGCGCTCAAGGAGTTCAAGGGCTACAAGGAAAACAAGGAGACAATGGGCCACAAGGTCCACCAGGAGCAGATGGACCCAAAGGTGACCGTGGAGAACAAGGAATTCGGGGACCTGCAGGATCAACAGGCGTGAAAGGAGATCTCTATGAAG ATATCGATGAGTGTCAAACAAATACACACGGTTGTCAGCACGTTTGCAGAAATACCTTCGGCAGTTTCTACTGCGAATGCCGCGACGGTTATCAATTAACCGACGGAAAGAAATGCGGAA ATATCAATGAATGCAATACCAATAACGGTGGCTGTCAACACAAATGCGTTGACAGCATAGGCAGTTTCACGTGTCAGTGCGATAGCGGGTTCATTATTAGTAAAGATGGCAAAACCTGCATTG ACAataacgaatgtttgaattcgGTAACTGGTCGGGCTACTTGTACATCAGAGGAGATGTGTGTCAACTCATACGGAGGATATGTATGTTTAACAAAATCCGATAAGACTTCAAAAGACACCAATGCTCAACCAGCTGCTTCTG ctCAAACTGGTATCTCAGCCGATCTACTCAGCGACAAAACGATTATAGGTTTCATCGTCTGGTTGATAATCTTGACGATTCTGTTGTTGTCGTTGTCGTTGTGTTTGTGCATCCAACGTCAAAGACAACGCCGCGAAGAGAAGTACTACTACGATAACGTGCTACGACGCGATGTCGACTCGAACTGGGACAAACAGTACGGACTTTCGTTACCAAGACTACAAGAATCGCGACCAGGTTCCAGTTACCGCGGAGAGTACTACTAG
- the LOC141905676 gene encoding uncharacterized protein LOC141905676 — MHVATIFSALVGLLVTIQAVRNEKRVGERPRLCYEGGYPGHFTANIPSFLNDKTVTIQVHITTERRVHTRWLVKLANHNFYTLQVEGVTIDRGTKLATNLTLTVPPKYESRSTYKLEITLTGHCNDYVHELIFPTTEVAPAAVSFARFPVAYTVSPRVQFIEDGLLTLRSLVIVSPWGSGTNLEAAYAWRRKVDGEYVAYPAEANQTESGRVLQLPDQTKTYKRRNTALMENPPKKSDLGTYCLVPKEVPEYYTKGHHMHSRMCSSLVRRSDFGRITNITVSSASGSRLVDNHGSKTLALLEGENDMVIFEVTAYPQAYVRLMQLAQDGTEKQVKLDQVIHQDGYSTVANFVGFVDGTKYRIDAGYRSASAYVEFSVFPFSAVKILEKADDSIVLSPEIEEIEFPCTVKNTDSPTIEFFKIYGYPDLEVKNWNKLKMIPIAVEKDKRMSITNTAGPDNLITYTLKIMNVNERDAGEWTWYYMCLAKNRHGSSAGRVLAVLTPWDGSIDYLYSTSED, encoded by the exons ATGCACGTCGCTACGATATTCAGTGCTTTGGTCGGACTTCTCGTCACAATCcag GCGGTTCGCAATGAGAAAAGAGTCGGCGAACGACCGAGACTGTGTTACGAGGGTGGATACCCAGGACATTTTACCGCTAATATTCCGAGCTTTCTGAATGATAAAACGGTTACCATTCAAGTCCACATCACTACTGAACGACGCGTACACACACGATGGCTCGTGAAACTAGCAAACCATAACTTCTACACACTTCAAGTCGAAG GAGTTACTATAGATCGAGGGACAAAACTTGCCACCAATCTAACACTTACTGTGCCGCCTAAATACGAATCGAGATCTACGTACAAGCTAGAAATCACCCTTACTGGCCACTGCAACGATTATGTTCATGAGCTTATTTTTCCGACGACAGAAGTAGCACCTGCAGCCGTTAGTTTCGCCCGTTTCCCAGTAGCCTATACCGTTTCACCAAGGGTCCAGTTTATCGAAGATGGTCTCCTAACCCTGCGTTCATTGGTGATAGTTTCTCCTTGGGGTTCAGGTACGAATCTCGAGGCGGCCTACGCTTGGCGACGAAAGGTCGATGGAGAATACGTTGCATACCCAGCCGAAGCGAATCAGACAGAAAGTGGCCGAGTTTTACAACTACCTGACCAAACCAAGACGTACAAACGACGCAATACGGCTTTGATGGAGAATCCGCCAAAAAAGAGTGATTTAGGGACGTATTGCTTGGTACCAAAGGAAGTACCCGAATACTATACGAAAGGACATCATATGCATTCTAGGATGTGCAGTTCACTTGTCAGGAGATCGGACTTCGGTCGCATTACGAATATTACCGTCTCGTCAGCTTCCGGCTCTCGCCTCGTTGATAATCATGGGTCAAAAACTTTAGCGTTGCTGGAAGGCGAAAATGACATGGTGATTTTCGAGGTAACTGCTTATCCACAGGCGTACGTACGGCTCATGCAACTGGCGCAAGACGgaacagaaaaacaagtaaaacTGGACCAAGTAATACACCAAGATGGCTATTCGACTGTGGCGAATTTTGTAGGATTCGTTGACGGTACTAAATACCGTATTGATGCCGGGTACCGCAGTGCAAGTGCCTACGTAGAATTCTCCGTGTTTCCGTTTAGCGCAGTGAAAATCTTAGAAAAGGCAGACGATTCGATAGTCTTGAGTCCTGAAATTGAAGAG ATTGAGTTTCCGTGTACGGTCAAAAACACGGACAGCCCGACAATCgagtttttcaaaatatacgGTTATCCAGACTTAGAGGTAAAAAACTGGAACAAATTGAAGATGATTCCGATCGCCGTCGAAAAAGATAAACGAATGAGTATTACGAATACGGCCGGACCTGATAATCTGATTACATACACGTTGAAGATCATGAATGTGAACGAAAGGGATGCAGGAGAGTGGACGTGGTATTATATGTGTTTGGCTAAGAACAGACATGGCTCGTCTGCTGGTCGGGTTCTAGCTGTTTTGACGCCGTGGGACGGTTCGATAGACTATCTTTATAGCACTAGCGAAGACTGA